Within Capra hircus breed San Clemente chromosome 7, ASM170441v1, whole genome shotgun sequence, the genomic segment TCAATAGTTTCCTTCTGTCTCTTGGGGATGAGGTGGGTCTCCTTGCTAGGTAGAGTTTCTCAATGGTGTCACAGGAAAAGTGGGGAGAAAATCCTTCACAcaggggagggggtttcaggtAAGTTTCAGGGGCTCTCCAGGGAGAGATTCCCTTAGGCATCTCTTATCTCCATGTGGGGGTCTCTTGGGGCCATTTCTCAGGGGGCTTAGGTGCAATCTTAAGAGAGTCTCTCCAGGGGCCCTTGCTCTCGGGCAGGGAACAGGGAGTCTCACCATGAGCTGGAAGAAGAACCAGGCGTGCTGCAGGACGGCTTCGCGCACAGCACTGCCGCTGACCACCCACTGCAGGGCCAGCTCCTCATGTagcagctgggggcaggggcaggggtcaCGGAGTGCAGAGGCGCCCACGCTGTACCCCCAGTGTGACAGGGGAGGATGCAGCTGGATGGCTTGGGGTTAGAGCAATGGGAGGCCATGCAGGAGGAGAGGGGCCAGAAGCAGTCAGCGTGCCCTCTCCCTGGCTCTCCAGACCCCACTGGACTTGGGCGGTCAAGGGAGCTCTGGGCCTCAAAGTGCAGTCACCCACCCCGTCTCCGACTACCTTCTGCACAGTGGGTCTCGGCTGGGTGGTGGGCGGGGACGAGGAGGAGCTCTCGAGGCAGGAAGAGGTTCGGCTAGAGCTGCGGTCGATGGCCTATGATGGAATGGCAAGGGGATgggatggtggggggtggggggcggttagTGTGGGTATAGACGGTACGGATGGAGAAGAGAGATGGTCAGCAGCGTGGATGGAGGGGAGGTGCGCCCATGTGGACGGACAGTGCGGGAGTGGATGGAACGAGCAGTGTTAATAAATAAAGACAGCAGTGTGTGGATTCAGACGGAGAAGGCATGAAAGTGATGGAAGAGATGAGAATAAGCAAAGCACAGTAAGGAGGCGACAAGCAGGGTGAAGGGGACAGGTGAGGATGTGGACGGGAGCCCGTCGGAGGTGAGCGCGGATAGAGCAGGACCCGGCAGACAAAAGTAAGagaaaagtgggggtggggggcgtgtAGGTGGAGAGAATGAAATCAACATAGATGGAGAGGATAACGTGGGCAGAGGCAGGGAGTGCGAGTGGGGTTGACGGTGGAGGGTGAGTGAGTCCATGAGTTCACCGATGGACAGAGGTCAACAAGGTGGAGTGAGAGTGTAGACAGGGGCACAGAGCACAGACAAAGGGGATTAAAGGGGAGaatggaggaggagaaagaaggaaaagaaagataaggaCAGAGGAGGTGAACTGATGAGAGGCAGCAGGAGCAGCCGAGAGCTCCAGGTTCCAGGCCTGGCCCCACTCCAGCCTTACTTGGGGCCTCGCCAGGCCTCagctttcccatctgtgaaatgggcatggAGAGCTCAAGCTCCACTTTCCCCACCTCCTTGGCTGGTCAGAAGGTGAGGCCACTGACAGGGAGAGGAGATGACCCAATGATGGAACTGGCCCAGCCCTGGAAACTGCCCAGGCCCTTGCCTCGAGCATGAGGGGGCCCCCACAGCTCCCACAGTCCCAGCCACACACCCTGGGCTCCCTGGTCTACATCAGATGGGCCACCCACTGCCAAGGCCTGCCAAGGCCAGCCTCACTGccgcctcctgcctcctcctcctgaggCCCGGAATGCCTGCCCTCTTGACACCTTGCCACCTGCAGTATGCCCTTCCAGGCCCAGCTGACACCCCAGAGAACTGAGGGCACTGTGGGGAGGACTGCTCAAAACGTCAGGGGGGTGCTGGAAAGGCCCATGAAGCCAGACTCTCATAAATCTTAGAAGCCTGCCCAGAAGTTCCCCTGCTCAAGCTGTGAACAGTCCCCTGGTTGCCAAGCCGTGCAGGTTGCCTAGGTGACAGGCACAAAGCTGGAACATGTGGCCTGGGGCCAAGTGTGCAGGGAATCTAGCCTTGGGTGCCCAGGGGCCTCTGAGCTTGCTCCCAACCTCTGCAGAGCCTTTCCCTCCACCTGGAACACCCACTCATCCCTGGCTGGCTCTATCTCACTCTTTAGGTCACCTTCTAGGAGAGACTCTTCAGACTGCCCTGTCTTGGTTCACTTCCTTGCAGCCGTTTTCACCTCCTGCACTTACATAGTCGTGTGTTTGTTTGATAGGCATCAATCTCCCCGACTAGCCAGCAGCTCAAGGATGAGGCTGGCCGGAGGATCTCTCTCCCCAACGAAGTCCTACCTGTGATGCCCTGACTCCTTCCCAGGCTTGGGGCCGCTGCACTGAATAGCAAGTCTTCACTACTTCTGAAAATTAAAAGCCTACAGTGCAGAGTGAGCCCCTAACAGAACCAGGACTCATCCCAGGACTATCTGATGGCAAAGCCCCTCCCCACAACTAGGGTCCTGGGAAGGggtccctctgcctgaaatgggGTGAGGGAGCCAAGGTTCAGTTCTGCCCTCTGGGCATCATTCAGGTTGCTGCGTCAAGGGGACAGTTGAATCTCCTGAACAGAGTGGAttaaggggagagagagaggccatGCAGGAAGTGAGGTTAGAGTGGCTGGGTCATCTGCATGCTATTTGCATACTGCCCCTCCCTTTCCGTCACTGCACATCATTTGCATGCTATTTGGACACTGCTCTGTCCCTTCTGTCTCTGCctgaggctgtggtctgtgtggcAGTAAAAGGCTCATGAAGATGCCCGTGTTGCCTACATCATCCACAACATCCATGCCACAGCCCCAAACgaaggcaggaggtggggggtgggtctcccgcctcctccaggcagcccccCTAGGTTAGTCGGCAGCAGccaggaaggtgggaggagcCCATGCTGAGGTGGGGTGATGCACGTGCAGGGGCACGTCAGGTAGGGAGGGCACCTGTCGGGGGTCAGCCCCGCAATAAGGGGGGGCCCGTCGCAGCACAGCCTTGCTGCCTCCCGGAGCATAAGCAGCATTCACCCAGGAGTGTGAGCGGTCGATACCCTGGAGACACACGGGTAAGTGGGAGTGTctgtgggcagagggcagagaaaCCAGCGACAAACACGGAGCGTGCTCACTGCCCTGGGCCACACATGTGCCCACGTGGACACCCACATGTGACCCTGCAATACATGTGTACAAAACACACAcagggtatgtgtgtatatgcctCCCACATGTGTCTGTGCATGGAATACACGAGTACACGCAACCGTGTTCCAATATGCGTGGGCAATGTGCACATGGGCGCCCCCTGTGGATACATGCGTGTGGCACATGTGGAAACACCCCGCTGCGCTACGTACAGGCTGCTCCTTTTTCAAGCTCCAGTCACCCATCCGTGGGTCAGCCTCAGAATCCAAGTCACAGCTCCCGAACTGACAGCCAGAGCCCAGCCCTGCTGTCCAgggtcaggtttttttttttttttttttgccattctgTGTGGCTTGtgtgaaggaaacagcaacccactctaatattcttgcctggcaggctaaggtccactgggtcacaaagagtcggacacaactgaagcgacttagcacacacacacacacacacacacacacacacgcacacgcacacgcacacgcacgtggcttgtgggatcttagttccccaaccagggattgaacccgcacccttggcagtgaaagtgcggaGTCCTACCCGCGGGAccgccagggaggccccaggGTCAAGCCTTCATCTGCGCTGCTGTTTGTCGTTCCGTTTTCCTTCAACACTGAAATCTTTCACCCATCCACACAGCGGCCATGAACCCTGAGGCTGGCGCCAGCAGGGGCCCCTCGCCTACCTTGCTGGCCAGGATGCGGGAGACCTCGTCATCCACAGAGCCAGGGGCCACGGCCAGGTCGGGGTTGCTGCTGCTGATACTCTTAGAGCGTGCCAGGTAGAGGCTGGCGGGGCGGCCAGGGCCACGGGCCAGCGTGGCAGGCTGCACCGTCACTGGAGGAGCCCCTGAGGACGGAAGGAATATGCTCAgccccctgcccacctgccctgaTGACTCCTGCCGCTTCCCAGTCGGATGCCCTTGGCGAAGCCACTTCCTTTTcgtgtgttttgttgttgttgttgttgttttggggtTGTTCTTTTGGCTGCATCATGCAGCATgaaggaccttagttccccgaccagggattgaacccacatcccctgcagtggaagcagagtcttaaccactggacctccagcgAAGTCCCCAAAGTCACCTTGTGCCTCTAAACCTCTAGGTTCCTCACCCATAAAATGGGTGTAATAGTGGCTCAGCCTCATAGCAATTTTGAGAAGGATGAAATACACGGAGTGCCCGGCATATTGTATGTGTCCAGAGGGGTTACTGGCTATTATTAATCATTTAGCAAatgaaaggagaaggcaatggcaccccactccagtactcttgcctggaaaatcgcatggatggaggagcctggtaggctgccgtccatggggtcgctaagagtcggacacaacggagcgacttcactttcatgcattggagaaggaaatggcaacccactccagtattctggcctggagaatcccaaggacaggggagcctggtgggctgccgtctatggggtcgcacagagttggacacgactgaagcaacttagcagcggcagcaaatGAAAATATCCAACTTTACTAAGTGTTCACTGTGCCAAGTATTTCACATGGATTACTATGCCGTTTGgacttccctagaggctcagacggtaaagaatctgccttcaatgcaggagacctgggttagatccctgggtcaggaagatcccctggagaaggaaatggcaacccactccagtattcttgcctggagaatcccatggacagaggagcctggtgagctgcaatccatggggtcgctgagtgactaacactttcacttgccaTTTATTATTACTAACACTCCCACAAGAGGGGCACTAGTATTATCGTTGTTTAAAAGATAGGAAGACAGGCCAAGAGAGGTAAAGGCATTGCCTGAAGTCACAGAACTCACAGGCAGAAATGAAAGCCAAACCCAGGCTGCTCTGATCCAGTCCCTGCTTGCTAACTGGCTGAATCGCTTGTCAATAAAATTTATAGAGACCACAGTCCCGGGGCTGGGGTACAAAgttctctctctcgctctcctATACCTTGTATAAACCAACCAAGGCCTGtagcctcaggacctttgcacatgcctTCCCTTTGCTTAGGATGCCTCCCTCCCAGGTATTTCTTGTGCCCCAGAGTCTCCCACCGACACTCACCACCCGGGAGGCTgggctctgtgccaggcagtcGAAAGGCATAGTAGACATATGCAGCCAGCAGTGGGCAGTGACCACGGGTGTCCTGGGCACCCTCTAGGCTCCGGTGGACGAGGCTGACCACATGGGCCATTGCTTCAAAGGCGCCACGACCCAGGTTCACTGATGGGCAGAGCAGAGGTTAAGTTCCAAGCTCCTATTTCAGGGCCCAAGGGGGTCATGTGGTCTTCAAAAGGTCAGGGGACTAGGGGACTGAGGGGCCATTTTTCAGATTGGAAAGTTGAGCCCAGAGAGATAAATGGGCTATGGGAGGTCACCACTAGTCACTGGGCCCACTCTCTAGATGGGGAAACTAAAGTCTGAGGCTGTGACAGCTCACCAATCTGGCCACCAATGACCGGGGGTCGCACAACCAGACGAACGAGCTTGTCCAGTACATGGTGGGAGAAGGCGACGAGGGGCTCGGGGCTGGCGAGGCGCAGGGCCGCCAGGCTGGCCCGCAGCTCCTGCTCCACAGTGCCCTCGCTCAGCACCGCGTCCTTCAGTCGGAACGGAAAGGCCCCCTCCTCCAGGACGTGCACCAGGGTGAAGAACTTGTCCAGGTGGGGGTCCTGGTGGGGGACCAGGTGAGCGGGGTAGGAACAGGGAAGGACCCGGGGTGAGCAGGGAAGGACCCGGGGTTTGAGCGGGAGACTGAGTGGGTCCAGACAGCGAGGCCGGAGACCagtgaatggaaaagaaatgaggagggagcttccctggtggtccgatagttaagaatccactcgtcaatgcaggggatgtggattcgAACCCTGgcccgagaagatcccacatgcccatggAGCAACTACGCCTgggcaccacaattactgagcccaggctctagagcccacatgccccaactactgaagcccacacactgcaactaaaacCCGTGTGCCCGAGAGCCTgcactccacaagagaagccaccgcaatgaggcTCCCATGCACcgtaactagagaggagcccccactcactgcaactagagaaagtgtgcgcagcaacgaagacccagcacagccaaaaataaataaatagataaattaaaaaaaaaaaaaagacaggcgCGATCACAGACATAGCAAGGGGCaaactgggggcagggggaagaggAGAGACCATGCAGAAAAGGCCAAAGCTCCAGCTGCGATGGCCATTGGCATGGCCACCCCCGCCTGAGTCAGCAGCTTCCCTGGGAGCCAGCCTTGCTGACCAAAGTCACGTCCATGGCCCAAGGCCAGGCCTCCCAGGACAGAGGAAAGTGTTGCCCAACCCCAGGGCCAGACTCCTGGGTTGCGGCCCCGCCCCCTACCTGGGGATGCACAGAGGACACAGCTGTGAGCTCCACGCTGAACACGCCCTTGTGACCATCCACCCAGCGCATGCCCGGCAGCGCCACCTGTGGGAGGGACACGCCAGGTGGACACGGGcccaccctcccccgccccgaCTCAGGCCACCAGCTCAGCCATTGCGACACTGTGGCCTGACTGTGGCCCTGCCTGGGGGAACTGCTGGGCACCTTGCCCCCTGGCCCCGCAGCCCAGCCCAGAGATGGGGGCGGATTGTGGGCAGCACTGACGGGGGTCCCCTGGGCAGGCTCAGGGATGCCCAGGGCGCTCATAGGAGAAGGGAGACTGAGGCTGAATGTTACTGGAGGGAATGAACAGAAGGCAGCATAATGAGAGGACCTGGTGCAAATGAAAGGGTTTGTGCGAGGCTGACACAGCATTCCCATGGGGAGGAAGTGCTCTGGGGAGAGTGTCAGGCAGGCAGGGCTGCAAACAGGGGCCTGAAGCGGTCAGGCAGTGGGGTCTTGGTGGGGAACAGTGAGTGCAGAGGTGGGGGGGCATTAACAAGGGAGGGACACCCCACAGCAGGGAGGGATACACATGGGGCAGGAAGACACACAGGATTAGTAACAGGGATGGGTGTGATGAGACCTCAGCAGAGGACAAGGCGCCCAGGGGTGCTGCAGGAAGGAAAGCAGGGCATGACTGGGGTTCTTGGGACCCGGTGCTGGTTGGCAGGGGGTCCAGGGCACGTACATCCGGTGTGAGCACGGAGTAGCTGGGCGGGGGCTGGTCTACCGACACGGGGAGGCAGAAGGGGCCTGTCCTCAGGCGGCCGTGCTGCAGCAGTGGGATCCACTGGGGAGAGACAGGGGGTCAGATGTGGGGCCGGACAAGGGCCAGGAGGGCGGGGCATGGATGGGGAGAGGCGGCGGGGGGCTCACAGTGAAGCCCACAGGAGTCTCCAGGGCCGTGCCAGGCCGGGGCTGGCAGCTGACGTGGTAGAAGGTGAAGAGCAGATGGTGGTTCTCAGTCACGCAGGCGGGAAGACGCAGCTTGAACTCCTCGTAGAACTCGGGAGACCTAGGGGGCCGGGCTGGGGGTTCTGCTGGGAGCTGGGCTCCCCCTTGCCTGTCTCACCCCCTTTGCCAGGCCCCACTGTTCCTGCTGTCTGCCTCAGGTGCCCCCATTTGCACTCCAGGAGCCTGCCCATCCCCCGCACCCCTCTTCCTGCCCATCTGCACCCCCCACcagtcccccaccccagcccacataCTTGTTATGGTAGACTACCGGTGTGAAGGCTTCACGGGTAAATTCACTGCAGCTGGACTTGCCAAAGATGACCTGGGGGAAGCAAAGGCATGAGGGACTGGCTGGGGACcaacccctgccccccgcccctggGTCCAGCCACTGACCGGCAGGGCCTGGCTGGGGTCCTCGCCTGCCATGTACTGCACTCGCACGGCGAGGTTGCGCACGGAGCCCTGGCGGCTGCTGAAGTTGAGGCTGTGTGGGTACACGTACAGCAGGCTCCTGCGGGGGCAGGGGCATGTCCACGTCAGAGGGACAGAGAGCCTGGGGGACAGTGGCCACCCCACCGGGACACGGAGGGCTGGGTCAGGGACAGTGATGGGCAGCAGGCGGGCGATGTGAGCGCAGAGAGCGGGCAATAGACAGGTACCATTCAGAGCACAGATGGGGGAACAGAGTGACAGAGGGTGGGAATACAGAGGGACTTCAGGGCCACAGAGGGTGCACAGTGaggcagaggagacacacaggtgCTCAGGCCCAGGCTGACCTGCGCCTCATCCAGCTCAGGAGCCTGACTGCCCCTTCCCTCAGAAGAGGCCCCTGGAGTTATATGGCCTCTCTCTCAGCTGGGGAAATGGAGGCGAGAGTTGGAGGCAAGAGCAGGGCTGAGGTCAGGgttctgcctccctcctccagagTAAGCTTGTACAGGCCCCAGCAGCCCCCTGGGTCTCCGCTTCCCTAACTATATAATGAGGGCATCAAGCCTCCCAGCTGAGCCTTTGTCATTATCAGTGATATTAAGCAACAATAATGTCAATAATTGCACCAAACACTAATGCGGGGCCAACTGTGTGTCGGGTTTTGTTCTAAGCACCTGACGTGAAACGACTCATTTATTTCTTACCAGCAGCCTATTGGGGGGGGACCCTCACATCATCCCGCATTTCACAGTCACAGGCAGGGAAACAGAAGCACTTGCCCACAGTCATTCAGGGAGAAAAACAGCAGTGAGCACTGATCCAGGGCACATGGAGGTCCTGGAGTCAGGCTGTGTGGCCTTGAAAGGATCTCCACCACCTGCTCCCCTAGCTCTTAACCAGGTCAACAAAGACTCGGGCATTGCAGGCTTGTGAGAAGGTTATAGACCAGCTACTGTGTAATAGCAGCGGGACAGCTCTGGGTGAACCACTGGCGAGCATAAAAGCCTCACTGTTATTGTCGTTACTGTTGTGCCCATCCACAGATGGGAAATGGAGGCTAGGAGCCGTAGGGTTCTCCAGCCAGGCCTGGGCCTATCCTCTCACCAGTGCCCCAGCCCACACCTGGCCCCAAGCCCCCGCCAGCGTGATTCCAGCGTGGCTGGTTAGACATCCGCCTGACGCAACTGTGGTGCCACCTCCAGGCCCTTGCTCAACACGGGGCACCCAGCTGGCTGGTTAACGATTGACCTGAAGTTAAGGTGGGGGTGTTAAGGCATAAAAGGCAGCCCCACTGGGACTGTagccacaccctccccagccctccagccATGCCCGTGCTTGTGCTGTGCTTGCTGTGCGCCCTGGCAACGACGGCCCAGCCGGCACTGGTGGGTTTCACGAGTGGCCCAGAGCCAGCGCAGCAGGAGGAGCTGACCCTACTCTTCCACGGGGCCCTGCAGCTGAGCCAGGCTCTCAACGGGGTGTACAAGGCCACGGAGGCACAGCTGACAAAGGCCGGGGACAGCCTGAGCCTCTATGGCCAGGTGCTGGGGCTCCTGGGGAAGGAGGTCAGCCAGGGCCAGGATGCAGCCCAAGAGCTACGTGCGAGTCTATTGGAGATGCAGGTGGGCACTGCAGCTGGGGTGTTGTGGGGTGGGTAGGAGTCTATGGTGGAGTTATGCCTGGGCTGACCTTTGGGGTTTTCCCAGGAGTGAGGGGGTTCCTGGAATACAGAATTTCCAATGTTAAAATCAGGCTGATCTCAGCAGGTCATCCTACTAACATCCACCATCTATTGGTAGATAGAAGAGGATGGTCTCAAGCTGCAGGCAGAGGCCACAGCCCAGGCACTGGGGGAGGTGGCCCGGGGACAGCAGGTGCTGCGGGAGAAAATGAAGCGGCTAGAAGCTCAACTGAAGGGCGTGTGGCTGGGCCATGCCCGCCAAGAATTCGAGGCCTTAAAGGTAAGGGGTTCCTGGCCCTGGGGGAATCAAGACCTCGATTCACAATCAGACCTCATTTCTAAACCTTCTGTCCCCCAGACCCCCCAGACCCAGTTAAGGCTTCTGGTACCCTGGCCTCTATGctatgtgaccctgggcaaaaGCCATGTGCCTTCCCATGCCTCAGTTGCCTTATTTGTAAATAAGAACAACAACTATGTCTCAAAATAGAGTCAGGGACTCAGTGCGGATAAAATCCTCAAGCTGGGATGGGGCACATAGTGATTATTCAATAAATGCATACTAGAGCGTTTCTGGAGCAGCACTGTTTTATACCAGCTAATAATCTCtatcatgggcttccttggtggctcagaggtaaagaatccacttgtgatgcgggagacacaggttcaatccctgggtcaggaagatcctctggagaaggaaatggcaacccactctagtattcttgcctgaaaatcccatggacagaggagcctggtggactaaggtccacggggttgcaagagtcgaacacaactcagcaactaaatcaTCACAATCTCTATCATACTCAGAACAATCCCATAGAGGGAACTCCtatttcatccccattttacagctgggaAAGCTGAGGCCAAGAAGTGGCGGTGGCTTGCGGATCACACAGATACAGTGGGAAGCGGGAGAGTCTGGGCAGAATCCAGGGATGGGAGGTGAGGGGGCCCCCAGCTGAGGGTTCTGTCCTGACCCACAGGCCCATGCAGATGAGCAGAACCACATCGTGTGGGTCCTCACGGGTCATGTGCAGCGACAGAAGCAGGAGATGATGGCACAGCAGCAGCGGCTGAGACAGATTCAGGAGAGGTGAGCCTGGCGGGGGTCTAGGTGTGCGAGGGCAGCGGAATAGGGGTATCCCTGTGCCTTGGCTAAGCCTCACCTCCTTCCCAGACTCCACATGGCTGCGCTCCCAGCCTGAGCCTGAGCCTGGGCAGAACTGAGGACCAGTCATGCACCGAGGGACACAGCCCTGCCCCATGCGGCCCCCACACAGGGAGGAGCTGCCCATCTGCTGAGGTCAGCCAGGGCGCTGGGCCCTGCTTCCAGTCATGGAGCAGAGAGGGAAGCAGGCGGGGACGCAGGCAGAGAACATGGATGGTCGAGGAGGGGTGGAGGAAGGATATGCCCCTTCATGCCTATACATTCCCTATTAAAGCAGAACAGTGGCATCTCAGGCCAGCGTCTGTGTGTGTTGGAGGGGAAGCAGACCTCACTCCGCATGATGCCCCCCATATTCAAGTGCCCGGCTGCCCCAGAGGTTGTACCTGTAGCTGGTGTGGGGGGCATAGACCTCACGGGCAGGGAACTCCAGGATCTCCTTGGTGGGCCGGCCCCTGGGGTCTGGGTAGGGCTTGACGTGAAGCAGCTCCGGGGAGAGGCAGAAGTGAGGGTTCTCGGGGGCCGGGGAAATGTCGATCTTGAGCTGGGCTGAGGAGGGGGAGCCAGTTTGCACCTTCCTGGGAGTCTCCACCTGgggtcccctcccccacccacacacTCTGAGCTCAGGTCAGAGCTCTGACCCTCCCACAATGCCCTCTGGTGGCTCCATCTTTCAGGTGCTGTGGCAGGAAGTCACCCTCAGCTCCCGTTGCGGCCTCCCATCTTTGAGGAGCTCTGCCCACATTCCCCGTTTGACCCACTACCTGTCTTATTTATTCTGCTTCTCATCTCTGGCCCTCACTGGAAGGTCACCCCTGAAGTCAGGGCTTTGTCTATCACAGTCACCAAGATGTGGCGCAGCAGATACGGGTTTGAATGACTACATGAGTGACACGTCTCATGCCCGGGCACACCACGCACCGGTCACGGGACGCAGGCGTCGCAACAGGGATGTCGGGCGCCGCATGTCAGCCAGGAACTTGAAGAGGTCCTCGTCACTGAGCCGCTCAGCCTCCTGCACGAACCCGCCCCAGTGACCCAGGGTTGAGGGGTTTGGGGATCCCCGGGGATAGTGCGGCCGCAAGAGGGAAATGGGGATGTGTGTGGGGTCCCCCTCTCTCAGCCCCCTGCCCACCCGCCACCCCCAGCCACGACACCTGCTTAAAGAAGTTGGTGACGGTTAGTGTGGCTGGGCGGAAACCAGAGAAGCTGCAAGCGTCGTCCCCACTACTCGTCCGGTCCTGGGGTCCCCGACGGCGGCGGTCAGTCCAGGCGGGTCGGCGCTCTAGGGGAGACAGTGATGGAGCGACAGAAATGAAGGGTGCGGGGAGCCAAGACACTGCACACTCAGGCCTGGTACCTAGTCCGGCCAGCAGAGGGcgccccttccccaccctggTAGCTCCGCCCCTGGCCCATCGGCCCCGCCTCCTCACCGCCCTCAGAGTCTGAGTCGCGGTCTGGTTGGCCGGCGCTGCTCACGATGTTGGCCAGGTGCACAGCCGTCCAGGCGAAGGGCATGCGATAGCGGCCCAGACGGGTGCAGAACTGCTCAGCCGCCAGGCGCAGCTTCTCCAGCTTCTCTTTGTTCTGGGAGGAGACCCCCGACACACCCCACCCCCGACAAGCTCAGTGTCCCAGGCCTGCTGAATCCAGGATCTGCTCTGCGGGGGTACCCCTTCAACGCCCGCCCCAGCCTCCCACGCTCACCTTGG encodes:
- the DOCK6 gene encoding dedicator of cytokinesis protein 6 isoform X3, whose amino-acid sequence is MAAAERRAFAHKINRTVAAEVRKQVSRERSGSPHSSRRCSSSLGVPLAEVVEPLDFEDVLLSRPPDVEPGPLRDLVEFPADDLELLLQPRECRTTEPGIPEDGKMDAQVRAAVEMYTEDWIIAHRRYQHLSAAYNPITTETQRERQKGLTRQVFEQDASGDERSGPEDSDDPRHSSGSLDDTPRSSGASGIFDLRNLAADSLLPSLLERVAPEDVDRRNEALRRQHRPRALLALYPAPDEDEAVERCNRPEPPREHFGQRILVKCLSLKFEIEIEPIFGILALYDVREKKKISENFYFDLNSDSMKGLLRAHVTHPAISTLARSAIFSVTYPSPDIFLVIKLEKVLQQGDISECCEPYMVMKEADTAKNKEKLEKLRLAAEQFCTRLGRYRMPFAWTAVHLANIVSSAGQPDRDSDSEGERRPAWTDRRRRGPQDRTSSGDDACSFSGFRPATLTVTNFFKQEAERLSDEDLFKFLADMRRPTSLLRRLRPVTAQLKIDISPAPENPHFCLSPELLHVKPYPDPRGRPTKEILEFPAREVYAPHTSYRSLLYVYPHSLNFSSRQGSVRNLAVRVQYMAGEDPSQALPVIFGKSSCSEFTREAFTPVVYHNKSPEFYEEFKLRLPACVTENHHLLFTFYHVSCQPRPGTALETPVGFTWIPLLQHGRLRTGPFCLPVSVDQPPPSYSVLTPDVALPGMRWVDGHKGVFSVELTAVSSVHPQDPHLDKFFTLVHVLEEGAFPFRLKDAVLSEGTVEQELRASLAALRLASPEPLVAFSHHVLDKLVRLVVRPPVIGGQIVNLGRGAFEAMAHVVSLVHRSLEGAQDTRGHCPLLAAYVYYAFRLPGTEPSLPGGAPPVTVQPATLARGPGRPASLYLARSKSISSSNPDLAVAPGSVDDEVSRILASKGIDRSHSWVNAAYAPGGSKAVLRRAPPYCGADPRQLLHEELALQWVVSGSAVREAVLQHAWFFFQLMVKSMTLHLLLGQKLDTPRKLRFPGRFLDDIAALVGSVGLEVITRVHKDAELAERLNASLAFFLSDLLSLVDRGFVFSLVRALYKQVATRLQSAPNPAVLLTLRMDFTRILCSHEHYVTLNLPCCPLSPPASPSPSVSSTTSQATAQGIDPFSLTLHL
- the ANGPTL8 gene encoding angiopoietin-like protein 8, which encodes MPVLVLCLLCALATTAQPALVGFTSGPEPAQQEELTLLFHGALQLSQALNGVYKATEAQLTKAGDSLSLYGQVLGLLGKEVSQGQDAAQELRASLLEMQIEEDGLKLQAEATAQALGEVARGQQVLREKMKRLEAQLKGVWLGHARQEFEALKAHADEQNHIVWVLTGHVQRQKQEMMAQQQRLRQIQERLHMAALPA